From Geomonas agri, one genomic window encodes:
- a CDS encoding integration host factor subunit beta: MTKSELIDKLVEVRGALTRKDSEAVVSMVFDAMSEALTNGDKVEIRGFGSFTIRDREPREARNPKSGEIVSIPSKKTPFFKTGKDLRERVNNL; the protein is encoded by the coding sequence ATGACTAAGAGCGAATTGATCGACAAACTGGTGGAAGTACGCGGCGCTCTGACCCGCAAGGATTCCGAGGCTGTGGTCTCCATGGTGTTCGACGCCATGAGCGAGGCTCTCACCAACGGTGACAAGGTTGAGATCCGCGGCTTCGGCAGCTTCACCATCCGTGACCGCGAACCGCGCGAGGCGAGGAATCCGAAGAGCGGCGAAATCGTCAGCATCCCGAGCAAGAAGACCCCGTTCTTCAAGACCGGGAAAGATCTGCGGGAGCGCGTGAACAACCTTTAG
- a CDS encoding 30S ribosomal protein S1, whose product MGDEKRTFKKKDMPIRRLHDNDEELDQAEMGGEFADLFQDSLRQPQSGEVVKAVVVQIEQDVVLVDVGYKSEGAIRIAEFIDENGELTVKVGDEVNVYFERGENIRGHMVLSKKKADSQVAWEAIAAAGEGGTIEGKITGKVKGGMTVDVGVEAFLPASQVDLRPGGNMDRFIGQTYEFRILKLNRKRGNLVLSRRVLLEEERDKARTETLATLKEGDVVNGVVKNIAEYGAFVDLGGVDGLLHVTDMSWGRLGHPSEMVKVGDTVKVMVLKYDREKGKISLGLKQTVPDPWLNVADRYQEGERVSGKVVSLTDYGAFISLEDGIEGLVHVSEMSWTRRVRHPSEILKVGEEVEAVILGVDPGNRRISLGLKQTEVNPWTVIGERYPVGTKIEGQIKNITDFGVFIGIEDGIDGLVHVSDISWTRRVKHPGELFSKGQTVQAVVLNIDVENERLSLGIKQLVQDPWEEIPRKYKPGSKVKGKVTSVTDFGIFVEIEEGIEGLIHVSEISYEKVASPKDFANVGDELEAVVLNVDMVEKKIALSIKALQTAMEKAEMASYMGSQGEATSSFGDLLKEKLKKSTEE is encoded by the coding sequence ATGGGTGATGAAAAACGTACGTTCAAGAAAAAAGATATGCCGATTAGGCGGTTACACGATAATGACGAGGAGCTGGACCAGGCAGAAATGGGTGGCGAGTTTGCTGACCTTTTCCAGGACAGTCTGAGGCAGCCGCAGAGCGGCGAAGTCGTCAAGGCGGTCGTGGTTCAGATCGAGCAGGACGTGGTACTGGTTGACGTCGGCTACAAGTCCGAGGGCGCCATCCGCATCGCCGAGTTCATCGACGAGAACGGCGAACTGACCGTCAAGGTCGGCGACGAAGTCAACGTCTACTTCGAGCGCGGTGAGAACATCCGCGGCCACATGGTCCTCTCCAAGAAGAAAGCCGATTCCCAGGTTGCCTGGGAAGCCATCGCCGCTGCCGGCGAAGGCGGCACCATCGAAGGCAAGATCACCGGCAAGGTGAAGGGCGGCATGACCGTCGATGTCGGCGTGGAGGCATTCCTCCCGGCTTCGCAGGTTGACCTGCGTCCCGGCGGCAACATGGATCGCTTCATCGGCCAGACCTACGAGTTCCGCATCCTCAAGCTGAACAGGAAGCGTGGCAACCTGGTGCTGTCCCGCCGCGTGCTGCTCGAGGAAGAGCGCGACAAGGCAAGGACCGAGACCCTGGCCACCCTGAAGGAAGGCGATGTCGTCAACGGCGTAGTGAAAAACATCGCCGAGTACGGCGCGTTCGTCGACCTGGGCGGCGTAGACGGCCTGCTGCACGTCACCGACATGTCCTGGGGCCGCCTCGGCCACCCGTCCGAAATGGTCAAGGTAGGCGACACCGTGAAGGTCATGGTGCTCAAGTACGACCGCGAGAAAGGGAAGATCTCCCTGGGCCTCAAGCAGACCGTGCCCGATCCGTGGCTCAACGTTGCCGACCGCTACCAGGAAGGCGAGCGCGTAAGCGGCAAGGTCGTCAGCCTCACCGACTACGGCGCATTCATCTCCCTCGAGGACGGCATCGAAGGCCTGGTACACGTCTCCGAGATGTCCTGGACCCGTCGCGTGCGTCACCCGTCCGAAATCCTCAAGGTAGGTGAGGAAGTCGAGGCGGTGATCCTGGGCGTCGATCCGGGCAACCGCAGGATCTCCCTGGGCCTCAAGCAGACCGAGGTCAACCCTTGGACCGTGATCGGCGAGCGTTACCCGGTCGGCACCAAGATCGAAGGCCAGATCAAGAACATCACCGACTTCGGCGTCTTCATCGGTATCGAAGACGGCATCGATGGCTTGGTTCACGTCTCCGACATCTCCTGGACCCGCCGCGTCAAGCACCCGGGCGAGCTGTTCAGCAAAGGCCAGACCGTGCAGGCCGTGGTTCTCAACATCGACGTCGAGAACGAGCGCCTCTCCCTGGGCATCAAGCAGCTGGTTCAGGATCCGTGGGAAGAAATCCCCAGGAAGTACAAGCCTGGCTCCAAGGTCAAGGGCAAGGTAACCTCCGTGACCGACTTCGGCATCTTCGTAGAGATCGAGGAAGGAATCGAAGGTCTGATCCACGTCTCGGAGATCTCCTACGAGAAGGTCGCCTCTCCGAAAGACTTCGCCAACGTGGGCGACGAGCTCGAGGCAGTGGTGCTGAACGTGGATATGGTCGAGAAGAAGATCGCCCTCTCCATCAAGGCGCTGCAGACCGCAATGGAGAAAGCCGAAATGGCCTCCTACATGGGGAGCCAGGGTGAGGCAACCTCCAGCTTCGGCGATCTCCTCAAGGAGAAGCTGAAGAAGAGCACTGAGGAATAG
- the ispH gene encoding 4-hydroxy-3-methylbut-2-enyl diphosphate reductase: MEVILAKHAGFCFGVKRATHLAFDAASKGGDTCTLGPIIHSPQVVQRLEEMGVKSVEDVGEIKHGSTVIIRSHGVAAEELEAAVRANLEIVDATCPFVKKAQEHVATLSREGYDVVVVGDAVHPEVQGIVSYATGRVYVVSSGKDVERLPRMAKMGVVAQTTQSFEHLNEVVAACLARGGETRVYNTICDATAVRQDETKKLAGEVDCMIVIGGFNSANTRRLAQICRELLPRTHHIESAGQIDPAWFEGVQRVGVTAGASTPKWLIDEVTERISAIDKDKIG, translated from the coding sequence ATGGAAGTGATACTGGCCAAACACGCAGGTTTTTGCTTCGGGGTGAAAAGGGCGACCCATCTCGCCTTCGACGCGGCCTCCAAGGGGGGCGATACGTGCACCCTGGGGCCGATCATCCACTCGCCGCAGGTGGTGCAGCGGCTCGAGGAGATGGGGGTGAAATCGGTCGAGGACGTTGGCGAGATCAAACACGGCAGCACCGTGATCATCCGCTCCCACGGCGTCGCCGCCGAAGAGTTGGAGGCCGCGGTGCGCGCCAACCTCGAGATCGTCGACGCCACCTGCCCCTTCGTGAAGAAGGCACAGGAGCACGTGGCGACCCTCTCCAGGGAAGGGTACGACGTGGTCGTGGTCGGCGACGCGGTCCATCCCGAGGTCCAGGGGATCGTTTCTTATGCCACCGGCCGGGTCTACGTGGTCAGCTCCGGTAAGGACGTCGAGAGGCTGCCGCGCATGGCCAAGATGGGTGTGGTGGCGCAGACGACGCAGTCCTTCGAACACCTGAACGAGGTGGTAGCGGCCTGCCTCGCCCGCGGCGGCGAGACCCGGGTCTACAACACCATCTGCGACGCCACCGCGGTGCGCCAGGACGAGACCAAGAAGCTCGCCGGCGAGGTGGACTGCATGATCGTTATCGGCGGGTTCAACAGCGCCAACACCAGGCGCCTGGCCCAGATCTGCCGCGAGCTTTTGCCGCGCACTCACCACATCGAGTCCGCCGGCCAGATCGACCCAGCCTGGTTCGAGGGGGTGCAGCGGGTCGGGGTGACAGCGGGGGCGTCGACGCCGAAGTGGTTGATCGACGAAGTTACGGAAAGAATTTCGGCCATCGACAAGGATAAAATAGGTTGA
- the cmk gene encoding (d)CMP kinase produces MSAVRENGVIVAIDGPSGAGKSSLTKLLAQRLGYIHIDTGAMFRAVALMSKRAGISSDDDAGLAELCRGLEVTFVRDGESCRVLANGEDVSTEIRTEEIGLLTSAISARKPVREALLTMQRAMGAKGGVILEGRDIGTVVFPDAEVKFFLSASAEERGRRRYLELAARGDQATLEETIAKVIQRDRQDEGREHAPLRQADDALAIDSTSLSIEEVLTVMENAVRARLAQDDKG; encoded by the coding sequence TTGAGTGCAGTAAGAGAAAATGGCGTCATCGTTGCCATAGACGGACCCTCCGGGGCGGGCAAGAGCAGCCTAACCAAGCTTTTGGCCCAGCGCCTCGGTTACATTCACATTGACACCGGCGCCATGTTCCGCGCGGTAGCCCTCATGTCCAAGCGCGCCGGCATCTCCAGCGATGACGACGCCGGACTTGCCGAGCTCTGCCGTGGCCTGGAGGTCACCTTCGTGAGGGACGGCGAGAGCTGCCGCGTGCTTGCCAACGGCGAGGACGTATCCACCGAGATCCGCACCGAGGAGATAGGCCTGCTCACCTCCGCCATCTCGGCCCGAAAGCCGGTGCGCGAGGCGCTTTTGACCATGCAGCGCGCCATGGGGGCCAAGGGGGGCGTCATCCTGGAGGGGCGTGACATTGGCACCGTGGTCTTCCCCGATGCCGAAGTGAAGTTCTTCCTCTCGGCGAGCGCCGAAGAGCGCGGCCGCCGCCGCTATCTCGAGCTTGCCGCGCGCGGCGATCAGGCGACGCTCGAGGAAACCATCGCCAAGGTGATCCAGCGCGACCGGCAGGACGAGGGGCGCGAGCACGCTCCGCTCAGGCAGGCCGATGACGCGCTTGCCATCGACTCCACCAGCCTCTCCATCGAGGAGGTACTGACCGTCATGGAAAACGCCGTACGTGCGCGCCTGGCGCAGGACGACAAGGGGTAA
- the aroA gene encoding 3-phosphoshikimate 1-carboxyvinyltransferase: MQSYTVQPAKSVRGEIRVPGDKSISHRSIMFGSIANGVTKVSGFLRGEDALATLEAFRAMGVQIDDDGETVTIVGKGLHGLEEPTDVLDCGNSGTSMRLLTGLLAGQSFFSVLSGDKYLRARPMKRVVGPLSKMGARIGGRAGGEKAPLAIQGSKLKGIEYDSPVSSAQVKSAIMLAGLYAEGETVVREPHLSRDHSERMLRAFGANVETFPGGVKVRGGAELTGRDIVVPGDISSAAFFMVAASIVPGAELLIKGVGINPTRTGIIDILKGMGADLELLNERDETGEPVADIRVRHAQLKAMAISGEVVPRAIDEFPSICIAAALAQGTTVVSGAEELRVKETDRIKAMADNLRRAGVTVVETPDGMEITGVSALKGCAADSFGDHRIAMSMMVAGLVAQGETTISDVDCIATSFPGFRELLEGVVQR; encoded by the coding sequence ATGCAAAGCTACACCGTTCAACCCGCCAAGAGCGTGCGCGGCGAGATCCGCGTCCCGGGCGACAAGTCCATATCGCACCGCTCCATCATGTTCGGCTCCATCGCCAACGGCGTGACCAAGGTCTCCGGCTTTCTGCGCGGCGAGGATGCCCTGGCCACCCTGGAGGCGTTCCGCGCCATGGGGGTGCAGATTGACGACGACGGCGAGACGGTGACCATCGTGGGCAAGGGGCTGCACGGACTCGAGGAGCCGACGGATGTCCTGGACTGCGGCAACTCCGGCACCTCGATGAGGCTTCTCACCGGCCTGTTGGCCGGCCAGAGCTTCTTCTCGGTCCTCTCCGGCGACAAGTACCTGCGCGCCCGCCCCATGAAACGCGTGGTCGGCCCGCTCTCCAAGATGGGCGCCCGCATCGGCGGCCGCGCCGGCGGCGAAAAGGCCCCCCTCGCCATCCAGGGATCCAAGCTGAAAGGGATCGAGTATGACTCCCCGGTTTCCAGCGCCCAGGTGAAGTCCGCCATCATGCTGGCCGGACTCTACGCCGAGGGTGAGACCGTGGTGCGCGAGCCGCACCTGTCCCGCGACCACTCGGAGCGGATGCTGCGCGCATTCGGCGCTAACGTCGAGACCTTTCCCGGCGGCGTCAAGGTGCGCGGCGGCGCCGAACTGACCGGACGTGACATCGTCGTCCCGGGCGACATCTCCTCGGCCGCCTTCTTCATGGTCGCGGCATCCATCGTCCCGGGTGCGGAACTGCTCATCAAGGGGGTCGGCATCAACCCGACCCGCACCGGCATCATCGACATCCTCAAGGGGATGGGGGCGGACCTTGAGCTTTTGAACGAGCGCGACGAGACCGGCGAGCCGGTGGCGGATATCCGGGTGCGCCACGCTCAGTTGAAGGCCATGGCGATCTCGGGCGAAGTGGTACCGCGCGCCATCGACGAATTCCCGTCCATCTGTATCGCAGCAGCTCTCGCCCAGGGGACTACCGTGGTAAGCGGCGCGGAGGAGTTGCGGGTCAAGGAAACCGACCGTATCAAGGCCATGGCCGACAATCTCAGGCGGGCCGGGGTAACCGTGGTGGAGACCCCCGACGGCATGGAAATCACCGGCGTATCCGCCCTCAAGGGCTGCGCCGCCGACAGCTTCGGCGATCACAGGATCGCCATGTCCATGATGGTGGCAGGGCTGGTCGCACAGGGGGAAACCACTATCTCCGACGTCGACTGCATCGCCACATCGTTCCCCGGCTTCCGTGAACTTCTCGAGGGGGTAGTACAGCGTTGA
- a CDS encoding prephenate dehydrogenase yields MVQFKKMVVIGVGLIGGSLARVLREKGAVDEVVGVGRGEANLKRGVELGVLDSYTTDAREGVAGADLVFIATPVCTIPKVVAEIAPYLAPGCIVTDGGSVKETVVSACEPLMPEGTFFVGGHPIAGTEHSGVEASFSTLYVGRRCIVTPTANTDPRALEKVVELWKVAGSTVPLMDPVQHDRVVAAISHLPHMVAYSLVNAVGGYDRFGGDLLSFSAGGFRDFTRIASSDPVMWRDIALTNREAILEMMDFFSVYLEKLRTLVNEGDADGLQAFFLNSKQKRDAIL; encoded by the coding sequence ATGGTCCAGTTCAAGAAGATGGTCGTCATCGGCGTAGGCCTGATCGGCGGCTCCCTGGCCCGCGTGTTGCGTGAAAAGGGTGCCGTGGACGAGGTGGTCGGCGTGGGCCGCGGCGAAGCAAACCTGAAGCGCGGCGTTGAACTGGGCGTTCTGGATAGCTACACCACCGACGCCAGGGAAGGGGTGGCTGGGGCCGATTTGGTGTTCATCGCCACGCCGGTCTGCACCATACCCAAAGTGGTTGCCGAGATTGCGCCTTACCTGGCTCCCGGCTGCATCGTCACCGACGGCGGCAGCGTCAAGGAGACCGTGGTGTCGGCGTGTGAGCCGCTCATGCCGGAAGGGACCTTCTTCGTCGGTGGGCACCCCATCGCGGGGACCGAGCACTCCGGCGTCGAGGCCTCGTTCTCAACCCTGTACGTGGGAAGGCGCTGCATCGTCACCCCCACCGCCAACACCGATCCGCGGGCGTTGGAAAAGGTGGTCGAGCTTTGGAAGGTGGCCGGTTCCACTGTACCGCTCATGGATCCCGTGCAGCACGACCGGGTGGTTGCCGCCATTTCGCACCTGCCGCACATGGTGGCCTACTCACTGGTGAACGCCGTGGGTGGCTACGACCGTTTCGGCGGGGACCTGCTTTCCTTTTCCGCCGGCGGGTTCAGGGATTTCACCCGGATCGCATCGTCCGACCCGGTCATGTGGCGCGACATCGCCCTCACCAACCGTGAGGCGATCCTGGAGATGATGGACTTTTTCTCCGTGTACCTGGAGAAACTGCGCACGCTGGTGAACGAGGGCGATGCCGATGGCCTGCAGGCGTTCTTCCTGAACTCCAAGCAGAAGCGGGACGCCATTCTCTAG
- the pheA gene encoding prephenate dehydratase, which produces MKEKQTLAKLRQEIDAVDDRILELLNERAKLVMQVGAVKTENRSDFHVPSREREIYDRLTAANPGPFPAEAVHGVFREIISASLALEKPLKVAFLGPNATFSHLAAMQHFGLSASLSPERSIPAVFEAVEKGEAYYGVVPVENTTEGMISHTLDMFMESELKINAEVLLEVSHFLLSRTGRFEDIKKVYSHPQPLAQCRKWLAENLPNVPLVDVASTTLAAQIVAEDYTAAAIASEYASSIYNLKIVKARIEDQVNNFTRFLVIGRKMAEASADDKTSLMFSVRDEPGILHRMLEPFAKRGINLSKIESRPLKKKAWEYIFYLDLSGHISDPAVDEAVRDLSTCCQFVKVLGSYPRARQ; this is translated from the coding sequence TTGAAAGAAAAGCAGACTCTGGCAAAACTCCGTCAGGAAATAGATGCGGTAGACGATCGCATCCTGGAACTTCTCAACGAGCGGGCCAAACTCGTGATGCAGGTCGGCGCGGTGAAGACCGAAAACCGCAGCGACTTCCACGTGCCCAGCCGCGAGAGGGAGATCTACGACCGTCTCACCGCGGCGAACCCCGGTCCCTTCCCGGCCGAGGCGGTGCACGGCGTTTTCCGTGAAATCATCTCCGCGTCTCTGGCGCTGGAAAAGCCCCTGAAGGTCGCCTTCCTCGGGCCCAACGCCACCTTCAGCCATCTGGCCGCCATGCAGCACTTTGGCCTGTCGGCATCCCTTTCGCCGGAGCGCTCCATCCCCGCCGTCTTCGAGGCGGTTGAGAAGGGTGAGGCGTACTACGGCGTGGTGCCGGTGGAGAACACCACCGAGGGGATGATCTCGCACACGCTCGACATGTTCATGGAGAGCGAGCTGAAGATCAATGCCGAGGTTCTTTTGGAGGTGTCCCACTTCCTGCTCTCCAGGACCGGGCGCTTCGAGGATATCAAGAAGGTCTACTCGCACCCGCAGCCGCTGGCCCAGTGCCGTAAGTGGCTCGCCGAGAACCTCCCCAACGTACCCCTGGTCGACGTCGCCTCCACGACGCTCGCCGCCCAGATCGTGGCCGAGGACTACACCGCGGCGGCTATCGCCAGCGAGTACGCCTCTTCCATCTACAACCTCAAGATCGTCAAGGCCCGCATCGAGGACCAGGTGAACAACTTCACCAGGTTCCTGGTCATTGGCCGGAAGATGGCCGAGGCCAGCGCTGACGACAAGACCTCGCTCATGTTCTCGGTACGCGACGAGCCGGGTATCTTGCACCGGATGCTGGAGCCCTTCGCCAAGCGCGGCATCAACCTCTCCAAGATCGAGTCCCGCCCGCTCAAGAAGAAGGCGTGGGAGTACATCTTCTACCTCGACCTCTCCGGGCACATCTCCGATCCCGCCGTCGACGAGGCGGTACGGGATCTGTCGACCTGCTGCCAATTCGTGAAGGTGCTGGGCTCGTACCCCCGGGCACGTCAGTGA
- a CDS encoding ABC transporter permease yields MFLLKYIIRNLFRHKLRSVLTIVGVAVAVLAFGLLRTLVGLWYAGAEHASDTRLITRNSISLVFPLPISYLDRIRGVPGVTSVSYGNWFGAYYKEQKNFFANYAVEPRGYLELYPELMLSPKEKNDFLLDRKGCIVGERLAKTYGWKVGDLITLKGTIYPGQWEFVLRGIYHGREKATEERILLFHWSYLNETMRQTVPRRADQVGYFVVGVKKPELAPEVSLAIDSLFKNSLAETLTETEKAFHMSFVSMTEAIMVAIQIVSYMVIAIIMVVAANTMAMTARERIGEYATLKTLGFKGVHLGGLIFGESVLISLAGGVVGVAATFPAAHWIETELAQFFPYFSVSSETIMLELVAALSVGVVSGIFPTWRGTTIRIADGLKRIG; encoded by the coding sequence ATGTTTCTCCTCAAATACATCATCAGGAATCTCTTCCGGCACAAGCTCCGCTCGGTGCTCACCATCGTTGGGGTGGCCGTGGCGGTGCTCGCCTTCGGCCTGTTGCGCACCCTGGTCGGGCTTTGGTACGCCGGCGCCGAGCACGCCTCGGACACGCGCCTAATCACCCGCAACTCCATCTCGTTGGTCTTCCCGCTCCCTATCTCCTACCTGGATCGCATCCGCGGCGTCCCCGGCGTGACCTCGGTTTCCTACGGTAACTGGTTTGGCGCCTACTACAAGGAACAGAAGAACTTCTTCGCCAACTACGCCGTTGAGCCGCGCGGCTACCTGGAGCTCTATCCGGAACTCATGCTCTCCCCCAAGGAGAAGAACGATTTCCTTCTGGATCGCAAGGGATGCATCGTCGGGGAGCGCCTGGCCAAGACCTACGGCTGGAAGGTGGGCGACCTGATCACCTTGAAGGGGACCATCTATCCTGGGCAGTGGGAGTTCGTGCTGCGCGGCATCTACCACGGCAGGGAGAAAGCGACCGAGGAGCGCATCCTGCTGTTCCACTGGAGCTACCTCAACGAAACCATGCGCCAGACCGTCCCGCGCCGCGCCGATCAGGTCGGCTATTTCGTGGTGGGGGTGAAAAAGCCCGAGCTCGCTCCGGAAGTTTCCCTCGCCATCGACTCCCTCTTCAAGAACTCGCTCGCGGAGACGCTAACCGAGACGGAGAAGGCGTTCCACATGAGCTTCGTCTCCATGACCGAGGCGATCATGGTCGCCATCCAGATCGTCTCGTACATGGTGATCGCCATTATCATGGTCGTGGCTGCCAACACCATGGCTATGACCGCACGCGAACGGATCGGCGAATACGCCACCCTTAAAACCCTGGGCTTCAAAGGGGTACACCTGGGTGGGCTCATCTTCGGGGAGTCGGTGCTGATTTCCCTTGCCGGAGGTGTGGTCGGTGTGGCCGCGACTTTCCCTGCGGCCCACTGGATCGAGACCGAACTGGCCCAGTTCTTCCCCTACTTCAGCGTTTCCAGTGAGACCATCATGCTGGAACTAGTGGCGGCCTTGTCGGTGGGAGTCGTCTCCGGGATCTTCCCCACCTGGCGCGGCACCACCATCCGCATAGCCGACGGCCTCAAGCGAATCGGATAA
- a CDS encoding ABC transporter permease, whose protein sequence is MGIPYSYSFRNLWTRRLTTVLTASGMGLVVFVFAATLMLTEGLQKTLVETGSPDNVVLLRKSANSEVQSGVERDQASLLESQPEIAIGPDGMPLLAKELVVLINLKKRVGDKPANVIIRGIDAASLKLRPAVRLKEGRMPRPGSAEVVTGESVAKRFKGCGLGETLRFGMRDWRVVGVFDAGATGFSSEIWGDRDQMMQAFRRPVYSSMIFRMRDPSAFDAYKARVESDPRLTVEAKRETQYYLDQSEAMAKFLRILGMVLTVIFSIGAVIGATITMYAAVANRVTEIGTLRALGFQRKSILAAFIIEALLLGLCGGFLGVFAASFMQLITISTMNWASFSELAFSFTLNFSIVWKSLLFSAVMGFVGGALPAVRASRMNIVEALRAT, encoded by the coding sequence ATGGGCATTCCCTATTCCTACAGTTTCCGCAACCTCTGGACCCGGCGCCTCACCACCGTCCTCACCGCGAGCGGTATGGGGCTGGTGGTGTTCGTCTTCGCCGCCACGCTAATGCTGACCGAGGGGCTGCAAAAGACCCTGGTGGAGACCGGGTCGCCCGACAACGTGGTGCTGCTCAGGAAATCCGCCAATTCAGAGGTGCAAAGCGGCGTGGAGCGCGACCAGGCGTCGCTCCTGGAGAGCCAGCCCGAGATCGCCATCGGGCCCGACGGCATGCCGCTTCTGGCCAAGGAGCTGGTGGTCCTGATCAACCTGAAGAAGCGGGTGGGGGACAAGCCCGCCAACGTCATCATCCGCGGCATCGACGCTGCATCGCTGAAGTTACGCCCGGCGGTCCGGCTGAAGGAGGGGCGCATGCCGCGTCCCGGTTCCGCCGAGGTCGTGACCGGAGAGAGCGTGGCCAAACGCTTCAAGGGGTGCGGGCTGGGCGAGACCCTTCGCTTTGGTATGCGTGACTGGCGCGTCGTCGGCGTTTTCGATGCCGGGGCCACCGGGTTCTCCTCCGAGATCTGGGGTGACCGCGACCAGATGATGCAGGCTTTCCGGCGGCCGGTCTACTCGTCAATGATCTTCCGGATGCGGGACCCTAGCGCCTTCGACGCCTACAAGGCGCGGGTGGAGTCCGACCCGCGGCTCACCGTCGAGGCCAAGCGCGAGACCCAGTACTACCTGGACCAGTCCGAGGCGATGGCCAAGTTCTTGCGCATCCTGGGAATGGTGCTCACCGTCATCTTCTCCATCGGCGCCGTGATTGGGGCGACCATCACCATGTACGCCGCCGTCGCCAACCGGGTCACCGAGATCGGGACCTTGCGGGCCCTGGGCTTCCAGAGAAAGAGCATCCTAGCCGCCTTTATCATCGAAGCGCTGCTGCTTGGGTTGTGCGGCGGGTTTCTCGGGGTCTTTGCCGCATCGTTCATGCAGCTCATCACCATTTCCACCATGAACTGGGCCTCCTTTTCGGAGCTGGCCTTTTCGTTCACGCTCAACTTCAGCATCGTGTGGAAGTCGCTGCTCTTTTCAGCCGTGATGGGTTTTGTCGGCGGTGCACTCCCCGCGGTGCGCGCTTCGCGGATGAATATAGTTGAGGCCCTGCGCGCCACCTAG
- a CDS encoding ABC transporter ATP-binding protein, with the protein MSEASEPIVRIRNLSKAYRRGTQVIPVLTDINFDIARGEFVALMGPSGSGKSTLLNLIAGIDSADAGSVQVGDVEITGLGESDLARWRAGNVGFIFQFYNLIPVLTAYENVELPLLLTHLNRRERREHVEAVLNVVGLADRMDHYPSQLSGGQQQRVAIARAIVTDPEILVADEPTGDLDRASAEEILQLMDRLVREFGKTVIMVTHDPRAAEKAHLIRHLEKGELSVT; encoded by the coding sequence ATGTCCGAAGCCAGCGAGCCGATTGTCCGGATCAGAAACCTTTCCAAGGCCTACCGCCGGGGCACCCAGGTGATCCCCGTCCTCACCGACATCAACTTCGATATCGCCAGGGGTGAATTTGTCGCCCTCATGGGGCCTTCCGGGTCGGGCAAGAGCACGCTGTTGAACCTCATTGCCGGGATTGACAGCGCCGACGCAGGGTCGGTCCAGGTGGGGGATGTCGAGATCACCGGGTTGGGCGAAAGCGACCTGGCGCGTTGGCGCGCCGGCAACGTCGGCTTCATCTTCCAGTTCTACAACCTGATCCCGGTGCTGACCGCTTACGAGAACGTGGAACTCCCGCTGCTTTTGACCCACCTGAACCGGCGCGAGCGGCGCGAGCACGTGGAGGCGGTCCTGAACGTGGTGGGGCTTGCCGACCGCATGGACCACTACCCCTCCCAGCTTTCCGGCGGCCAACAGCAACGGGTCGCCATCGCCCGCGCCATCGTTACCGACCCCGAGATCCTGGTGGCCGACGAGCCCACCGGTGACCTGGACCGCGCCTCCGCAGAGGAGATCCTGCAGCTCATGGACCGCCTGGTGCGGGAGTTCGGCAAGACGGTGATCATGGTGACCCACGACCCGCGCGCGGCCGAGAAGGCCCACCTGATCCGGCACCTGGAGAAGGGCGAGCTGAGTGTGACCTAA